The Bradysia coprophila strain Holo2 unplaced genomic scaffold, BU_Bcop_v1 contig_70, whole genome shotgun sequence genome contains a region encoding:
- the LOC119083892 gene encoding plasma membrane calcium-transporting ATPase 3-like isoform X1 produces MPHKHGFGWYQFYRSTQLYPLLLTTKFSVTMAECYGLTLSSLCKLMQYSGQEGVIEINKLGGVEGICEQLGTSPSKGITNSIEHQRATFGSNSTSTKIRETFWTVLGDVLRDKLLMTLLILFLIQYLLLFGIHKLIFVAVVLFVTVTFDYFIVHKYRRYFDVGSESKQTVTVIRNATVTSAVIDDIVVGDVCILNENSVVPADGILIESDGLKVDESFINGMSCYTKKGKLLDAMILCGSKVIAGSGIMVVTAVGMNTRQGQISEIMEKRAKIGKRKEIDSGDSGRITFDEEASILRQKIRKLIWIIICVCLVIGGIVFVILNVRGSSVPFSMTLEEWETRYLQKIFVESIGVFLSGIPESILLVVPITLFLTFIKLYRENIHLRRLDKCETMGSVSSICFDKTGTLTTNEMEVVLSHICDQQQTWTTESSQPALPNDILKLIAENISINSSTPSITRINTDDNVAQFGNYTERALLQFVTKIGLSVQTIRLANSTQRVNHVYPFNSDRKFMGTAINNGNGYRLFIKGASEIVLGKCNFMFGQNGELAQMTDTLCDHLQNDVITPIASKCLRTITLAYRDFITDKTAGVHETYVDCEPNWDDEVNIVQNLTFLGVLGIDDPIRPNAADTVKSLKSMGITVRMISGDNIETAKAVALKCGIMETDGENVALDAIEFNRCIRDKDGVIQQDLFNTLTPNLRVIARASPIDKYNLIDGFKRNGEIVAMVGNSDGDALALKKADIGIALNRLGAGVAKDASTVVLKDDKLDGIVRTVLWGRNCYDSIAKFVQFALSAKVVIVAGTILSSFLVPCIAETFYWIDWFLAIVALISTFFTHKITDDLSQKRSYGRSESIISKIMLKNVCVQSIYQILVFLTIPFVYNLVFREYLFVPDAFISMTFFNVFNSRKLFGERNVFDGMRSTIPLFVVLVVALVLLLGFLHIFPCGSYCCPRFHSLEWILTMLIGCGILIWHQLLLCCCREKPRQCKVNKAGALV; encoded by the exons ATGCCACACAAACACGGTTTTGGTTGGTATCAATTTTACCGGTCAACGCAGTTATATCCACTGTTACTGACAACGAA GTTTTCAGTGACCATGGCAGAATGTTACGGACTAACGTTGAGCAGCTTATGCAAGTTAATGCAATACAGTGGTCAAGAAGGCGTCATCGAAATAAACAAGCTAGGTGGCGTTGAAGGAATCTGTGAACAATTGGGTACATCTCCGAGTAAAGGAATAACAAACTCAATAGAACATCAACGAGCCACATTCGGTAGTAATTCTACATCGacgaaaattcgagaaacattttggacagTACTGGGTGACGTCTTGCGCGATAAACTTCTCATGACGTTGTTGATTCTGTTTCTGATTCAGTACTTGCTGCTATTCGGAATTCACAAATTGATATTTGTGGCGGTGGTACTTTTCGTGACTGTTACGTTCGATTATTTCATTGTGCACAAGTATCGACGCTATTTCGATGTTGGGAGTGAATCGAAGCAGACTGTGACTGTAATTCGAAATGCGACTGTAACGAGCGCAGTTATTGATGACATTGTTGTGGGAGATGTGTGCATTCTAAATGAGAATAGTGTCGTACCAGCTGATggtattttaattgaaagtgACGGTCTCAAGGTGGACGAATCGTTTATAAATGGCATGTCGTGTTATACCAAGAAAGGTAAACTTCTCGACGCAATGATACTCTGTGGCAGTAAAGTAATTGCCGGCAGTGGAATTATGGTAGTGACGGCTGTGGGAATGAACACGCGTCAAGGACAGATTAgtgaaataatggaaaaaagAGCAAAGATCGGCAAAAGGAAAGAAATTGATAGTGGAGACAGTGGGCGAATTACGTTCGACGAAGAAGCAAGTATTCTCCGTCAAaagattcgaaaattaatttggataatTATTTGCGTTTGCCTGGTCATTGGTGGTattgttttcgttattttgAATGTACGGGGTAGCTCAGTACCGTTTAGTATGACCTTGGAAGAATGGGAAACCCGTTATTTGCAAAAGATttttgtcgaatccattggtGTCTTTCTATCCGGAATACCAGAGAGCATCCTTTTAGTAGTTCCGATTACGTTGTTCCTCACGTTTATAAAGCTTTACCGGGAGAACATCCATTTACGTCGTCTAGACAAATGTGAAACGATGGGAAGTGTTTCGTCGATTTGCTTCGATAAAACTGGAACGTTGACCACGAATGAAATGGAAGTTGTACTGTCTCACATATGCGATCAGCAGCAAACGTGGACCACCGAAAGTAGCCAACCAGCTCTTCCGAATGACATCCTAAAGTTGATAGCAGAgaatatttccataaactCATCCACGCCATCAATCACGCGCATCAATACCGATGACAACGTGGCACAATTTGGAAATTACACTGAACGTGCCCTATTGCAGTTTGTTACCAAAATTGGTCTGAGCGTCCAAACAATCCGACTTGCGAACTCTACCCAGAGAGTGAACCATGTCTATCCATTCAATTCAGATCGAAAATTCATGGGCACTGCAATAAACAATGGAAACGGCTATCGACTCTTCATCAAAGGAGCGTCTGAAATTGTGCTTGgcaaatgtaattttatgttcGGTCAAAACGGCGAACTGGCACAAATGACGGATACCTTGTGCGACCACCTCCAAAATGACGTTATAACGCCAATAGCTAGCAAATGTTTAAGAACGATCACCTTAGCATACCGTGACTTTATTACCGATAAAACTGCTGGTGTCCACGAAACCTATGTAGACTGCGAACCTAATTGGGACGACGAAGTGaatattgttcaaaatttaaCGTTTCTAGGCGTACTCGGGATTGATGATCCAATAAGACCCAACGCTGCTGACACAGTCAAGAGTCTTAAATCAATGGGAATCACCGTCCGAATGATTAGTGGTGACAACATCGAAACTGCAAAAGCGGTCGCATTAAAGTGTGGAATAATGGAAACAGATGGAGAGAATGTGGCCCTGGATGCAATAGAGTTTAATCGTTGCATTCGTGACAAGGACGGAGTTATTCAGCAAGATTTGTTCAATACTTTGACACCTAATTTGCGTGTGATTGCCAGAGCTTCACCTATCGATAAATACAACCTGATCGATGGCTTCAAACGGAATGGTGAAATTGTGGCCATGGTCGGTAACAGTGATGGAGATGCATTAGCATTGAAAAAGGCAGACATTGGAATTGCGCTCAATCGGTTGGGTGCTGGCGTGGCAAAAGACGCATCCACTGTCGTGTTAAAGGACGATAAATTAGATGGAATTGTGCGTACCGTGCTGTGGGGTCGTAATTGCTATGACTCAATTGCTAAATTTGTGCAATTTGCTTTGAGTGCCAAAGTGGTAATTGTTGCGGGCACAATTCTTAGTTCATTTTTGGTTCCCTGCATAGCCGAAACGTTTTATTGGATTGATTGGTTTCTGGCTATTGTGGCACTGATATCGACAttttttacacacaaaataacGGACGATTTGTCACAGAAACGATCTTACGGACGAAGTGAATCGATAATTTCGAAGATAATGTTGAAAAACGTTTGCGTTCAGTCAATTTACCAAATTCTTGTGTTTCTTACAATTCCCTTTGTTTATAACCTGGTTTTTCGTGAATACTTGTTCGTTCCGGACGCTTTCATTTCGATGACGTTCTTTAACGTATTCAATTCAAGAAAACTTTTTGGGGAACGTAACGTCTTCGATGGAATGCGTTCAACTATTCCCTTGTTTGTCGTTTTGGTTGTTGCTTTAGTTTTACTACTTGGCTTCCTTCACATTTTTCCCTGTGGTAGTTACTGCTGCCCTCGTTTTCATTCACTTGAGTGGATTTTGACAATGTTGATTGGCTGTGGTATTTTAATCTGGCATCAATTACTATTGTGTTGTTGTAGAGAAAAACCACGTCAGTGTAAAGTTAACAAGGCAGGAGCGCtggtttga
- the LOC119083892 gene encoding plasma membrane calcium-transporting ATPase 3-like isoform X2, giving the protein MAECYGLTLSSLCKLMQYSGQEGVIEINKLGGVEGICEQLGTSPSKGITNSIEHQRATFGSNSTSTKIRETFWTVLGDVLRDKLLMTLLILFLIQYLLLFGIHKLIFVAVVLFVTVTFDYFIVHKYRRYFDVGSESKQTVTVIRNATVTSAVIDDIVVGDVCILNENSVVPADGILIESDGLKVDESFINGMSCYTKKGKLLDAMILCGSKVIAGSGIMVVTAVGMNTRQGQISEIMEKRAKIGKRKEIDSGDSGRITFDEEASILRQKIRKLIWIIICVCLVIGGIVFVILNVRGSSVPFSMTLEEWETRYLQKIFVESIGVFLSGIPESILLVVPITLFLTFIKLYRENIHLRRLDKCETMGSVSSICFDKTGTLTTNEMEVVLSHICDQQQTWTTESSQPALPNDILKLIAENISINSSTPSITRINTDDNVAQFGNYTERALLQFVTKIGLSVQTIRLANSTQRVNHVYPFNSDRKFMGTAINNGNGYRLFIKGASEIVLGKCNFMFGQNGELAQMTDTLCDHLQNDVITPIASKCLRTITLAYRDFITDKTAGVHETYVDCEPNWDDEVNIVQNLTFLGVLGIDDPIRPNAADTVKSLKSMGITVRMISGDNIETAKAVALKCGIMETDGENVALDAIEFNRCIRDKDGVIQQDLFNTLTPNLRVIARASPIDKYNLIDGFKRNGEIVAMVGNSDGDALALKKADIGIALNRLGAGVAKDASTVVLKDDKLDGIVRTVLWGRNCYDSIAKFVQFALSAKVVIVAGTILSSFLVPCIAETFYWIDWFLAIVALISTFFTHKITDDLSQKRSYGRSESIISKIMLKNVCVQSIYQILVFLTIPFVYNLVFREYLFVPDAFISMTFFNVFNSRKLFGERNVFDGMRSTIPLFVVLVVALVLLLGFLHIFPCGSYCCPRFHSLEWILTMLIGCGILIWHQLLLCCCREKPRQCKVNKAGALV; this is encoded by the coding sequence ATGGCAGAATGTTACGGACTAACGTTGAGCAGCTTATGCAAGTTAATGCAATACAGTGGTCAAGAAGGCGTCATCGAAATAAACAAGCTAGGTGGCGTTGAAGGAATCTGTGAACAATTGGGTACATCTCCGAGTAAAGGAATAACAAACTCAATAGAACATCAACGAGCCACATTCGGTAGTAATTCTACATCGacgaaaattcgagaaacattttggacagTACTGGGTGACGTCTTGCGCGATAAACTTCTCATGACGTTGTTGATTCTGTTTCTGATTCAGTACTTGCTGCTATTCGGAATTCACAAATTGATATTTGTGGCGGTGGTACTTTTCGTGACTGTTACGTTCGATTATTTCATTGTGCACAAGTATCGACGCTATTTCGATGTTGGGAGTGAATCGAAGCAGACTGTGACTGTAATTCGAAATGCGACTGTAACGAGCGCAGTTATTGATGACATTGTTGTGGGAGATGTGTGCATTCTAAATGAGAATAGTGTCGTACCAGCTGATggtattttaattgaaagtgACGGTCTCAAGGTGGACGAATCGTTTATAAATGGCATGTCGTGTTATACCAAGAAAGGTAAACTTCTCGACGCAATGATACTCTGTGGCAGTAAAGTAATTGCCGGCAGTGGAATTATGGTAGTGACGGCTGTGGGAATGAACACGCGTCAAGGACAGATTAgtgaaataatggaaaaaagAGCAAAGATCGGCAAAAGGAAAGAAATTGATAGTGGAGACAGTGGGCGAATTACGTTCGACGAAGAAGCAAGTATTCTCCGTCAAaagattcgaaaattaatttggataatTATTTGCGTTTGCCTGGTCATTGGTGGTattgttttcgttattttgAATGTACGGGGTAGCTCAGTACCGTTTAGTATGACCTTGGAAGAATGGGAAACCCGTTATTTGCAAAAGATttttgtcgaatccattggtGTCTTTCTATCCGGAATACCAGAGAGCATCCTTTTAGTAGTTCCGATTACGTTGTTCCTCACGTTTATAAAGCTTTACCGGGAGAACATCCATTTACGTCGTCTAGACAAATGTGAAACGATGGGAAGTGTTTCGTCGATTTGCTTCGATAAAACTGGAACGTTGACCACGAATGAAATGGAAGTTGTACTGTCTCACATATGCGATCAGCAGCAAACGTGGACCACCGAAAGTAGCCAACCAGCTCTTCCGAATGACATCCTAAAGTTGATAGCAGAgaatatttccataaactCATCCACGCCATCAATCACGCGCATCAATACCGATGACAACGTGGCACAATTTGGAAATTACACTGAACGTGCCCTATTGCAGTTTGTTACCAAAATTGGTCTGAGCGTCCAAACAATCCGACTTGCGAACTCTACCCAGAGAGTGAACCATGTCTATCCATTCAATTCAGATCGAAAATTCATGGGCACTGCAATAAACAATGGAAACGGCTATCGACTCTTCATCAAAGGAGCGTCTGAAATTGTGCTTGgcaaatgtaattttatgttcGGTCAAAACGGCGAACTGGCACAAATGACGGATACCTTGTGCGACCACCTCCAAAATGACGTTATAACGCCAATAGCTAGCAAATGTTTAAGAACGATCACCTTAGCATACCGTGACTTTATTACCGATAAAACTGCTGGTGTCCACGAAACCTATGTAGACTGCGAACCTAATTGGGACGACGAAGTGaatattgttcaaaatttaaCGTTTCTAGGCGTACTCGGGATTGATGATCCAATAAGACCCAACGCTGCTGACACAGTCAAGAGTCTTAAATCAATGGGAATCACCGTCCGAATGATTAGTGGTGACAACATCGAAACTGCAAAAGCGGTCGCATTAAAGTGTGGAATAATGGAAACAGATGGAGAGAATGTGGCCCTGGATGCAATAGAGTTTAATCGTTGCATTCGTGACAAGGACGGAGTTATTCAGCAAGATTTGTTCAATACTTTGACACCTAATTTGCGTGTGATTGCCAGAGCTTCACCTATCGATAAATACAACCTGATCGATGGCTTCAAACGGAATGGTGAAATTGTGGCCATGGTCGGTAACAGTGATGGAGATGCATTAGCATTGAAAAAGGCAGACATTGGAATTGCGCTCAATCGGTTGGGTGCTGGCGTGGCAAAAGACGCATCCACTGTCGTGTTAAAGGACGATAAATTAGATGGAATTGTGCGTACCGTGCTGTGGGGTCGTAATTGCTATGACTCAATTGCTAAATTTGTGCAATTTGCTTTGAGTGCCAAAGTGGTAATTGTTGCGGGCACAATTCTTAGTTCATTTTTGGTTCCCTGCATAGCCGAAACGTTTTATTGGATTGATTGGTTTCTGGCTATTGTGGCACTGATATCGACAttttttacacacaaaataacGGACGATTTGTCACAGAAACGATCTTACGGACGAAGTGAATCGATAATTTCGAAGATAATGTTGAAAAACGTTTGCGTTCAGTCAATTTACCAAATTCTTGTGTTTCTTACAATTCCCTTTGTTTATAACCTGGTTTTTCGTGAATACTTGTTCGTTCCGGACGCTTTCATTTCGATGACGTTCTTTAACGTATTCAATTCAAGAAAACTTTTTGGGGAACGTAACGTCTTCGATGGAATGCGTTCAACTATTCCCTTGTTTGTCGTTTTGGTTGTTGCTTTAGTTTTACTACTTGGCTTCCTTCACATTTTTCCCTGTGGTAGTTACTGCTGCCCTCGTTTTCATTCACTTGAGTGGATTTTGACAATGTTGATTGGCTGTGGTATTTTAATCTGGCATCAATTACTATTGTGTTGTTGTAGAGAAAAACCACGTCAGTGTAAAGTTAACAAGGCAGGAGCGCtggtttga
- the LOC119083894 gene encoding neuroglian-like, giving the protein MIRSKTKIELTSIMQYEVNMLMILLAAFHLQAQALIHSPPNFIKQPPNDELFFQVALEPHRMDKPFLIECEATGEPEPTYRWTKNGESFDWYAHDDRILQQPRRGTIAITRPLDEDSGQYQCFAENEHGIATSNSVLVRKSELNDFADTLPKSVTAIEGEPLTLQCSPPAGTPKPEVKWVLIHDDGGIRSINNSRMTVDPEGNLHFSTVTRSDATGNNFYACSITSASRNQYKLGHRVSVMVEERDEISSYRYPPTFQYATRKNAAALKGKTVELYCIYGGTPLPQIMWTKNGETIHWNDDGIRQGNYGKSLIIDNAKLDDAGSYTCEVSNGVGNAQMHLINLEVHGAPYFTLEPETRTAATDENVEFKCEAAGVPEPVIKWIHNGKPIEESPDEPRRRVGHNSIYISELKSSDTGNYGCNATNAFGYVYKDVYLNVLDLPPEFVERPQNVSSVDGHDVTFRCRVFGLPAPEVKWSRNESDVTGERYQTLANGDLTIHNIGFADAGQYTCHAHNKFGDIEGQGMLVVKEHTRIITDEPQFYAIAAGEPATFRCNVVADSSLDLNVVWLKDGEEVNFEDDERLVRLKNNEFTISNRSHELDTGIYTCVAKTDLDEARADFMLLVQDVPNPPQVTSLDCDSRSATISWRPLGDNRSPIIYYNVQYKTSNTPDVWTNAFEKLPSYEFKINFNFPMSGVSTYTFRVIAYNKLGPSNPSAQSESCTSQPELGKHHN; this is encoded by the exons ATGATTCggagtaaaacaaaaatcgaactCACTTCCATAATGCAGTACGAAGTAAATATGTTGATGATTTTGCTTGCCGCATTCCATCTTCAAGCCCAAGCATTGA TTCATTCGCCGCCCAACTTTATCAAACAGCCACCGAATgacgaattattttttcaagtgGCACTTGAACCGCACAGAATGGACAAACCATTTTTGATTGAGTGTGAAGCTACAGGGGAACCAGAACCAAC ATATCGTTGGACCAAAAATGGAGAAAGTTTCGATTGGTACGCACATGATGATCGAATATTGCAACAACCACGACGTGGCACAATTGCGATAACTCGACCACTTGACGAAGACTCGGGCCAATATCAATGTTTTGCTGAAAATGAGCACGGGATCGCTACATCGAATTCAGTGCTAGTCCGCAAATCTGAACTGAACGATTTTGCGGATACGTTGCCAAAATCTGTTACAGCCATTGAAGGAGAACCATTGACATTGCAATGTTCACCACCAGCTGGTACACCCAAACCAGAAGTAAAGTGGGTACTTATACATGATGACGGCGGCATCAGGAGTATCAACAATTCACGTATGACTGTCGATCCTGAgggaaatttacatttttcaactgtgACACGTTCCGATGCAACTGGTAACAATTTTTATGCTTGTTCGATAACGTCAGCGTCTCGAAATCAATACAAGTTAGGGCATCGAGTATCGGTAATGGTTGAAGAAAGAGATGAAATCTCATCATATCGATACCCACCAACATTCCAATACGCTACAAGAAAAAACGCAGCTGCACTCAAGGGAAAAACAGTTGAATTGTACTGCATCTACGGTGGGACGCCATTGCCCCAAATAATGTGGACAAAAAATGGAGAAACAATTCATTGGAATGATGATGGAATAAGGCAAGGAAACTATGGCAAATCGTTGATCATAGATAATGCTAAGTTGGACGATGCCGGATCATACACTTGTGAAGTATCAAACGGTGTTGGAAATGCACAAATGCACTTGATTAATTTGGAAGTGCATGGGGCTCCATATTTCACTTTAGAGCCTGAGACCAGAACCGCGGCCACAgatgaaaatgtggaattCAAATGTGAAGCTGCTGGTGTTCCGGAACCAGTTATCAAATGGATTCATAATGGTAAACCAATTGAAGAATCTCCTGACGAACCACGTCGTCGTGTTGGCCACAATAGCATTTATATTAGTGAATTGAAATCAAGCGATACAGGAAATTATGGATGCAACGCAACCAACGCATTTGGGTATGTGTACAAGgatgtttatttaaatgttttggaTTTGCCACCAGAATTTGTTGAACGACCACAGAATGTGTCCAGCGTCGATGGTCATGATGTCACCTTCCGTTGTCGGGTTTTCGGTCTTCCTGCGCCGGAAGTAAAATGGAGTCGAAATGAATCAGATGTGACCGGGGAACGCTATCAAACCCTGGCGAATGGTGACTTGACCATTCACAACATCGGTTTTGCCGATGCTGGGCAATATACATGCCATGCACATAATAAATTTGGCGACATTGAGGGACAAGGTATGTTGGTTGTCAAAGAACATACACGAATTATTACAGACGAGCCACAATTTTACGCCATCGCTGCTGGGGAGCCAGCAACATTCCGTTGTAATGTTGTCGCTGATTCATCTCTTGATTTGAATGTCGTATGGTTGAAAGATGGGGAGGAAGTCAATTTTGAAGATGACGAGCGATTGGTCCGATTAAAAAATAACGAATTCACTATTTCAAACAGAAGTCACGAGTTAGATACGGGTATTTATACTTGTGTTGCAAAGACTGATTTGGATGAGGCTCGTGCGGACTTTATGTTGCTGGTACAAGATGTTCCAAATCCTCCACAAGTAACTTCTCTTGATTGTGATTCTCGTTCTGCGACGATATCATGGCGACCATTGGGTGACAATCGTTCACCAATTATTTACTACAACGTGCAATATAAAACATCAAATACGCCAGACGTTTGGACAAATGCTTTCGAAAAGCTTCCATCGTATGAGTTTaagattaattttaattttccaatgaGTGGAGTCAGCACTTATACATTCCGAGTTATTGCTTACAATAAACTTGGTCCATCAAATCCAAGTGCACAGAGTGAATCTTGTACATCCCAACCAGAGTTAGGGAAACACCACAACTAA